One genomic segment of Oncorhynchus kisutch isolate 150728-3 linkage group LG15, Okis_V2, whole genome shotgun sequence includes these proteins:
- the LOC116353590 gene encoding protocadherin beta-16-like, whose translation MGNWRSTDRRGRWQVLFLFLCLSALDSVTGQARYSIPEEQSEGSIVGNIGRDLGLEVKRLVSGKARIITKGARQYVDLNRDKGLLVVKERIDREELCGQTTPCSFSFELIIETPIQLYRVTVEVRDINDNTPSFPKDEIHFKISESAVSGARFSLESAVDPDVGVNSIQNYSLRPPDNFKLEVHSQADGGKYIEMVLQTPLDREEQETLSLMLIATDGGEPQRTGTVRIHITVLDANDNAPVCGQPVYKTDVKESSPKGTLITTVSADDADQGVNGEVTFSIAHVAKEAKELFELDVDTGEIKVVGNLDFEKSRNYQLNVQASDHGGFTDTCKVVIQIIDENDNVPTIQLMSHSNSIPEDSPPGTTVAVINVEDADSDGNGVVLCYINADIPFKIESSLTDYYTIVTDSTLDRETVSEYNVTITVSDEGTPPLSSNMNITVKVSDVNDNAPKFDQPVYSKSIQENNSPGFSIFSVRASDADWGQNARVSYFLDDKQVNGVTASSVVSVNSENGAIHAVRSFDYEQIKSFQFNVTARDGGSPPLSSVVAVRILVQDQNDNAPQVLYPVQTSSSLVAEMVPRSADVGYLVTKVVAVDVDSGQNAWLSYKLQKATDRALFEVGLQNGEIRTVRQVNDKDAVKQRLTVVVEDNGQPSRSATVNVNVAVADSFPEVFSEFTDFTHDKDYNDNLTFYLVLALAVVSFLFITCLVVIISVKIYRWRQSRVLYHSNLPVIPYYPPRYADTLGTGTLQHVYNYEVCRTTDSRKSDCKFVRPCSQNVLIMDPSCTGTMQRMQSEQNILDEPDSPLEVSLL comes from the coding sequence ATGGGTAACTGGAGGTCGACTGACCGCAGAGGCCGGTGGCAagtactgtttttatttctttgtCTGAGCGCCCTAGATTCTGTAACTGGGCAGGCACGATATTCCATACCAGAGGAGCAGTCAGAGGGGTCGATCGTTGGAAACATTGGTAGAGATTTGGGTTTGGAGGTGAAGAGACTAGTGTCCGGTAAAGCTCGCATTATAACAAAAGGAGCACGACAGTATGTAGATCTGAACCGAGACAAAGGGCTCCTCGTTGTGAAAGAGAGAATCGACCGAGAGGAGCTCTGCGGACAGACTACGCCTTGTAGCTTCAGCTTTGAGCTTATCATAGAAACCCCCATTCAGTTATATCGAGTTACAGTAGAGGTTCGTGACATTAACGATAACACACCATCCTTTCCCAAGGATGAAATACATTTCAAAATCAGTGAATCTGCCGTGTCCGGGGCGCGCTTTTCTCTGGAGAGCGCCGTTGACCCTGACGTTGGTGTTAACAGTATACAGAATTATTCTCTAAGACCACCAGATAATTTCAAATTAGAGGTACACAGCCAAGCCGATGGTGGTAAATACATTGAGATGGTTTTGCAAACCCCcctagacagagaggaacaggagactcTGTCTCTGATGCTTATTGCTACTGACGGAGGCGAGCCTCAGAGGACTGGAACTGTCCGCATCCATATTACCGTGCTGGATGCCAATGATAATGCGCCAGTATGTGGTCAACCCGTTTATAAAACAGACGTTAAGGAGAGCTCCCCAAAAGGGACTTTGATAACCACCGTTAGCGCAGACGATGCAGACCAAGGGGTGAATGGAGAGGTCACTTTCTCCATCGCTCATGTTGCTAAAGAGGCGAAGGAGCTGTTTGAGCTCGACGTGGATACTGGAGAGATTAAGGTGGTAGGAAACCTGGATTTTGAAAAATCAAGAAATTATCAGTTAAATGTTCAGGCGAGCGACCACGGAGGGTTTACGGATACGTGTAAAGTTGTCATTCAAATTATTGATGAGAACGATAATGTCCCCACAATACAACTCATGTCACATTCTAACTCGATTCCCGAGGACTCTCCCCCTGGTACCACTGTAGCTGTTATTAATGTTGAGGACGCAGACTCAGACGGCAACGGTGTCGTTCTTTGCTATATTAACGCAGATATTCCGTTCAAAATAGAGTCATCGTTAACCGATTATTATACAATAGTCACTGATAGCACATTGGATAGAGAAACCGTGTCTGAGTATAACGTCACCATTACAGTTTCAGATGAAGGGACTCCGCCTCTCTCCAGCAATATGAACATAACTGTTAAAGTATCAGATGTGAATGATAACGCCCCCAAGTTTGATCAACCTGTATATAGTAAGTCTATTCAGGAAAACAATTCGCCAGGGTTTTCTATATTCTCAGTGAGAGCAAGTGATGCTGACTGGGGTCAAAATGCCCGCGTCTCCTACTTTCTCGATGATAAACAAGTTAACGGGGTGACTGCTTCCTCTGTTGTCTCAGTAAATTCAGAAAATGGCGCCATCCATGCTGTTAGGTCATTCGATTATGAACAAATCAAGTCGTTTCAATTCAACGTCACTGCCCGTGATGGAGGGTCTCCACCTCTCAGTTCAGTGGTCGCTGTTAGAATATTAGTCCAGGACCAGAATGACAACGCGCCTCAGGTTCTGTATCCAGTCCAGACTAGCAGCTCTCTGGTGGCTGAAATGGTGCCTCGTTCAGCAGATGTGGGCTATCTTGTCACTAAAGTGGTGGCTGTTGATGTGGACTCTGGACAGAATGCCTGGCTCTCGTATAAACTGCAGAAAGCGACAGACAGGGCGCTGTTTGAAGTGGGTTTACAGAATGGAGAAATAAGAACTGTACGTCAAGTCAATGATAAAGATGCTGTGAAACAAAGGCTCACTGTTGTAGTGGAGGACAACGGGCAGCCCTCTCGTTCAGCTACAGTCAATGTTAACGTGGCGGTGGCGGACAGCTTCCCTGAAGTGTTCTCGGAGTTCACTGACTTTACGCACGACAAGGACTACAATGACAACCTGACTTTTTACTTAGTCTTGGCTTTGGCTGTAGTCtcatttctgttcatcacatgtTTAGTGGTTATTATATCAGTGAAAATATACAGATGGAGACAGTCTCGCGTCCTCTATCATTCCAATCTCCCGGTTATTCCGTATTATCCACCGCGTTACGCAGACACTTTGGGGACAGGAACTCTACAGCACGTGTACAATTACGAGGTGTGCAGGACGACTGACTCCAGAAAGAGTGACTGTAAGTTCGTCAGACCCTGTAGTCAGAACGTACTGATAATGGACCCCAGTTGTACAGGGACGATGCAGCGGATGCAGAGTGAACAGAACATCCTGGATGAACCAGACTCTCCACTAGAGGTGAGTTTGTTGTAG
- the LOC109878390 gene encoding protocadherin beta-16-like codes for MGNWRSTDRRGRWQVLFLFLCLSALDSVTGQARYSIPEEQSEGSIVGNIGRDLGLEVKRLVSGKARIITKGARQYVDLNRDKGLLVVKERIDREELCGQTTPCSFSFELIIETPIQLYRVTVEVRDINDNTPSFPKDEIHFKISESAVSGARFSLESAVDPDVGVNSIQNYSLRPPDNFKLEVHSQADGGKYIEMVLQTPLDREEQETLSLMLIATDGGEPQRTGTVRIHITVLDANDNAPVCGQPVYKTDVKESSPKGTLITTVSADDADQGVNGEVTFSIAHVAKEAKELFELDVDTGEIKVVGNLDFEKSRNYQLNVQASDHGGFTDTCKVVIQIIDENDNVPTIQLMSHSNSIPEDSPPGTTVAVINVEDADSDGNGVVLCYINADIPFKIESSLTDYYTIVTDSTLDRETVSEYNVTITVSDEGTPPLSSNMNITVKVSDVNDNAPKFDQPVYSKSIQENNSPGFSIFSVRASDADWGQNARVSYFLDDKQVNGVTASSVVSVNSENGAIHAVRSFDYEQIKSFQFNVTARDGGSPPLSSVVAVRILVQDQNDNAPQVLYPVQTSSSLVAEMVPRSADVGYLVTKVVAVDVDSGQNAWLSYKLQKATDRALFEVGLQNGEIRTVRQVNDKDAVKQRLTVVVEDNGQPSRSATVNVNVAVADSFPEVLSEFTDFTHDKEYNDNLTFYLVLALAVVSFLFITCLLIIISVKIYRWRQSRVLYHSSLPVIPYYPPRYADTLGTGTLQHVYNYEVCRTTDSRKSDCKFVRPCSQNVLIMDPSSTGTMQRMQSEQNILDEPDSPLESVCGVWTLSAAVDR; via the exons ATGGGTAACTGGAGGTCGACTGACCGCAGAGGCCGGTGGCAagtactgtttttatttctttgtCTGAGCGCCCTAGATTCTGTAACTGGGCAGGCACGATATTCCATACCAGAGGAGCAGTCAGAGGGGTCGATCGTTGGAAACATTGGTAGAGATTTGGGTTTGGAGGTGAAGAGACTAGTGTCCGGTAAAGCTCGCATTATAACAAAAGGAGCACGACAGTATGTAGATCTGAACCGAGACAAAGGGCTCCTCGTTGTGAAAGAGAGAATCGACCGAGAGGAGCTCTGCGGACAGACTACGCCTTGTAGCTTCAGCTTTGAGCTTATCATAGAAACCCCCATTCAGTTATATCGAGTTACAGTAGAGGTTCGTGACATTAACGATAACACACCATCCTTTCCCAAGGATGAAATACATTTCAAAATCAGTGAATCTGCCGTGTCCGGGGCGCGCTTTTCTCTGGAGAGCGCCGTTGACCCTGACGTTGGTGTTAACAGTATACAGAATTATTCTCTAAGACCACCAGATAATTTCAAATTAGAGGTACACAGCCAAGCCGATGGTGGTAAATACATTGAGATGGTTTTGCAAACCCCcctagacagagaggaacaggagactcTGTCTCTGATGCTTATTGCTACTGACGGAGGCGAGCCTCAGAGGACTGGAACTGTCCGCATCCATATTACCGTGCTGGATGCCAATGATAATGCGCCAGTATGTGGTCAACCCGTTTATAAAACAGACGTTAAGGAGAGCTCCCCAAAAGGGACTTTGATAACCACCGTTAGCGCAGACGATGCAGACCAAGGGGTGAATGGAGAGGTCACTTTCTCCATCGCTCATGTTGCTAAAGAGGCGAAGGAGCTGTTTGAGCTCGACGTGGATACTGGAGAGATTAAGGTGGTAGGAAACCTGGATTTTGAAAAATCAAGAAATTATCAGTTAAATGTTCAGGCGAGCGACCACGGAGGGTTTACGGATACGTGTAAAGTTGTCATTCAAATTATTGATGAGAACGATAATGTCCCCACAATACAACTCATGTCACATTCTAACTCGATTCCCGAGGACTCTCCCCCTGGTACCACTGTAGCTGTTATTAATGTTGAGGACGCAGACTCAGACGGCAACGGTGTCGTTCTTTGCTATATTAACGCAGATATTCCGTTCAAAATAGAGTCATCGTTAACCGATTATTATACAATAGTCACTGATAGCACATTGGATAGAGAAACCGTGTCTGAGTATAACGTCACCATTACAGTTTCAGATGAAGGGACTCCGCCTCTCTCCAGCAATATGAACATAACTGTTAAAGTATCAGATGTGAATGATAACGCCCCCAAGTTTGATCAACCTGTATATAGTAAGTCTATTCAGGAAAACAATTCGCCAGGGTTTTCTATATTCTCAGTGAGAGCAAGTGATGCTGACTGGGGTCAAAATGCCCGCGTCTCCTACTTTCTCGATGATAAACAAGTTAACGGGGTGACTGCTTCCTCTGTTGTCTCAGTAAATTCAGAAAATGGCGCCATCCATGCTGTTAGGTCATTCGATTATGAACAAATCAAGTCGTTTCAATTCAACGTCACTGCCCGTGATGGAGGGTCTCCACCTCTCAGTTCAGTGGTCGCTGTTAGAATATTAGTCCAGGACCAGAATGACAACGCGCCTCAGGTTCTGTATCCAGTCCAGACTAGCAGCTCTCTGGTGGCTGAAATGGTGCCTCGTTCAGCAGATGTGGGCTATCTTGTCACTAAAGTGGTGGCTGTTGATGTGGACTCTGGACAGAATGCCTGGCTCTCGTATAAACTGCAGAAAGCGACAGACAGGGCGCTGTTTGAAGTGGGTTTACAGAATGGAGAAATAAGAACTGTACGTCAAGTCAATGATAAAGATGCTGTGAAACAAAGGCTCACTGTTGTAGTGGAGGACAACGGGCAGCCCTCTCGTTCAGCTACAGTCAATGTTAACGTGGCGGTGGCGGACAGCTTCCCTGAAGTGCTCTCGGAGTTCACTGACTTTACGCACGACAAGGAGTACAATGACAACCTGACTTTTTACTTAGTCTTGGCTTTAGCTGTAGTTTCATTTCTGTTCATCACTTGTTTATTGATTATTATATCAGTGAAAATATACAGATGGAGACAGTCTCGCGTTCTCTATCATTCAAGTCTCCCGGTTATTCCGTATTATCCACCGCGTTACGCAGACACTTTGGGGACAGGAACTCTACAGCACGTGTACAATTACGAGGTGTGCAGGACGACTGACTCCAGAAAGAGTGACTGTAAGTTCGTCAGACCCTGTAGTCAGAACGTACTGATAATGGACCCCAGTTCTACAGGGACGATGCAGCGGATGCAGAGTGAACAGAACATCCTGGATGAACCAGACTCTCCACTAGAG AGCGTTTGCGGTGTTTGGACTCTGAGTGCCGCTGTTGATCGGTGA
- the LOC109878389 gene encoding protocadherin beta-16-like yields MDIFGRTGAGEALKSTGWGLRWQVRVSILLVCVLSAVNGQIRYSIPEEMRKGLFVGDVAKDLGLDIKRLISGRAQLVIDGNNQYVELNPNKGHLVVKERIDREKLCGQKSPCSFSLEIVLENPLELFSITIEIQDINDHAPAFSKKELNLEISESAPIGTVFLLDSAADPDVGINSLHSYSLKPTDNFVIKQHSRADGSKYAEMVLQSGLDREKQSEHSLILTAVDGGDPQRTGTVKIHITVLDANDNAPIFTESLYKATVIEHSLGGTAVAKVSAIDADQGYNGNVTYSFTHMDEGTPPLFNIDPYSGEIKVTGAIDYETVQNYEIHIQAKDPWGLTSVSKLIIDILDVNDNTPIITMTSFSGKIAEDAIPGTVVALISVQDVDSGKNGQVRLNINENLPFKIKTSLRNYYTLVTEKGLDREKVSSYNITLIATDEGLPPLSSMNTVVLDITDVNDNAPAFSKNVYSTYIMENNSPRVSVVAIQATDPDRGQNALISYYLIDSELNGNPISTYFSINSENGVIHSVRSLDYEQVKEFKIHVKAQDGGSPPLSSNTTVLIYVKDQNDNAPQVLYPVQTSSSLVAEMVPRSADVGYLVTKVVAVDVDSGQNAWLSYKLQKATDRALFEVGLQNGEIRTIRQVNDKDAVKQRLTVVVEDNGQPSRSATVNVNVAVADSFPEVLSEFTDFTHDKEYNDNLTFYLVLALAVVSFLFITCLLIIISVKIYRWRQSRVLYHSSLPVIPYYPPRYADTLGTGTLQHVYNYEVCRTTDSRKSDCKFVRPCSQNVLIMDPSSTGTMQRMQSEQNILDEPDSPLESVCGVWTLSAAVDR; encoded by the exons ATGGATATTTTTGGGAGAACGGGCGCAGGAGAGGCTTTGAAGAGCACAGGCTGGGGTTTGAGATGGCAAGTGCGAGTCTCCATTTTGCTTGTCTGCGTACTGAGTGCGGTGAATGGACAGATTCGATATTCTATACCAGAGGAGATGAGAAAGGGCTTGTTTGTAGGAGATGTGGCGAAAGACCTTGGTTTGGACATAAAGAGACTTATTTCAGGTCGGGCGCAGTTAGTTATAGACGGTAATAACCAATATGTAGAGCTGAATCCGAACAAAGGACATTTGGTTGTGAAAGAAAGGATTGACAGGGAGAAACTGTGCGGTCAGAAATCTCCGTGTAGTTTCAGTCTAGAGATTGTCTTAGAAAATCCGCTTGAATTATTTTCGATTACTATCGAAATTCAAGACATAAACGACCATGCCCCAGCGTTTTCGAAGAAAGAACTTAATTTAGAAATCAGTGAATCTGCACCTATAGGGACCGTGTTCTTGCTAGACAGTGCCGCGGACCCTGACGTAGGTATCAACTCCCTTCACAGCTATTCTCTAAAACCAACTGATAATTTTGTTATCAAACAGCATAGTCGAGCCGACGGCAGTAAATACGCAGAGATGGTGTTGCAGTCAGGACTTGACCGTGAAAAACAGAGCGAACACTCCCTGATACTAACTGCAGTCGATGGTGGGGACCCACAGAGAACTGGAACCGTTAAGATACATATTACTGTTCTAGACGCAAACGACAATGCACCTATATTTACTGAGTCTTTGTACAAAGCCACTGTTATAGAACACTCGCTGGGAGGCACAGCTGTAGCAAAAGTAAGTGCCATCGATGCAGATCAAGGGTATAACGGAAATGTGACGTATTCCTTCACACATATGGATGAGGGTACCCCGCCCTTGTTCAATATAGATCCCTATAGCGGGGAGATTAAAGTAACTGGTGCCATAGATTACGAAACTGTTCAGAATTACGAGATACACATTCAAGCTAAAGACCCATGGGGTCTGACAAGTGTGAGTAAATTAATTATTGATATCCTAGACGTGAATGATAACACTCCGATCATAACCATGACATCGTTTTCGGGTAAAATCGCAGAAGATGCTATCCCTGGTACAGTTGTGGCATTGATAAGTGTCCAGGATGTAGACTCTGGTAAAAACGGACAGGTGCGTTTAAACATCAACGAAAATCTCCCTTTTAAGATAAAGACGTCTCTTAGAAACTACTACACATTGGTAACTGAGAAGGGCTTAGACCGGGAGAAAGTTTCTAGCTACAACATTACCCTCATTGCCACCGATGAAGGTTTACCTCCGTTATCAAGCATGAACACTGTCGTTTTAGACATCACTGATGTTAATGACAACGCACCAGCTTTTAGTAAAAATGTGTATAGCACGTACATTATGGAAAACAATTCTCCCCGCGTTTCAGTGGTTGCTATTCAAGCGACGGATCCAGATAGGGGTCAAAACGCACTTATATCTTACTACCTAATTGACAGTGAGCTAAACGGAAACCCAATCTCCACCTATTTCTCAATTAACTCTGAGAACGGTGTAATTCATTCAGTGCGCTCACTGGATTATGAACAGGTTAAGGAGTTCAAAATACACGTCAAAGCTCAAGACGGAGGCTCGCCACCGCTTAGCAGTAATACAACTGTTCTGATATATGTTAAAGATCAGAACGACAACGCGCCTCAGGTTCTGTACCCAGTCCAGACTAGCAGCTCTCTGGTGGCTGAAATGGTGCCCCGTTCAGCAGATGTGGGATATCTTGTCACTAAAGTGGTGGCTGTTGATGTGGACTCTGGACAGAATGCCTGGCTCTCGTATAAACTGCAGAAAGCGACAGACAGGGCGCTGTTTGAAGTGGGCTTACAGAATGGAGAAATAAGAACTATACGTCAAGTCAATGATAAAGATGCTGTGAAACAAAGGCTCACTGTTGTAGTGGAGGACAACGGGCAGCCCTCTCGTTCAGCTACAGTCAATGTTAACGTGGCGGTGGCGGACAGCTTCCCTGAAGTGCTCTCGGAGTTCACTGACTTTACGCACGACAAGGAGTACAATGACAACCTGACTTTTTACTTAGTCTTGGCTTTAGCTGTAGTTTCATTTCTGTTCATCACTTGTTTATTGATTATTATATCAGTGAAAATATACAGATGGAGACAGTCTCGCGTTCTCTATCATTCAAGTCTCCCGGTTATTCCGTATTATCCACCGCGTTACGCAGACACTTTGGGGACAGGAACTCTACAGCACGTGTACAATTACGAGGTGTGCAGGACGACTGACTCCAGAAAGAGTGACTGTAAGTTCGTCAGACCCTGTAGTCAGAACGTACTGATAATGGACCCCAGTTCTACAGGGACGATGCAGCGGATGCAGAGTGAACAGAACATCCTGGATGAACCAGACTCTCCACTAGAG AGCGTTTGCGGTGTTTGGACTCTGAGTGCCGCTGTTGATCGGTGA